Genomic window (Pseudovibrio brasiliensis):
ATTATATCTCTGCGAGATGCCGTGATTGACATGGTTTGCCTCCCGTTAGGCCGCCTTCAAGTCAGGGTCGGTGTTTGGTTCGAATTGATGGTAAGTAAGTCCTGCAGACACAACGCCCGGGGTCCGGTGGAGCTCCATCACTTGCTGATCAGCAAATGTCTCTTCCGTGTCTTCCACTGTGACGACGAGCTGCCTTGTATCTTCATTGGTGATATGAACTTCCACGCCCGGAAGGGCTGTGATTGCTTCGGAAACCTCTTGGGTCTTGCCCGGCTCGCAGGTCACAAGAACGCCGCAAATGTTCATAGAACCTCCTCTTGGAGTTTAATTTCACGCATTTCGATGGATCCATTGGGACAGGCAACAAGGCAGGCACCGCAGCCGGTACAGGCTTCACTGTCCAAATCAGGAATTTGCTGGCCACCAAGGCCAAGATGAAACCGGATTGCCCTCATCTCACAAAAGTCTGCGCAGGCCCGGCACGCGATCTTTTGAAAAGAGAGGCAGTTGGAACCGATGGTAGCTTTCATCGCCCAGGGAGCCTCATCAGTCTTGACCAACGCTCCCTCCTTGCAGGCGTCGACACATTCCTCACAAAACGTGCAGGATCCCATGCCGAAATCGACAACAGCCAATCTGCTCCGTTCAGAAATGAGAAGGATCTTTTCAGGGCACGCGGAAACACAATCGCCACAACCGGTGCAAGCATCCGAAAACTTATCTATGACAATACTGTAGGGTGGACACGGCTTATCCTCCGCATACTTGGATATACCAAGAAAACGCCGCCTCTCCATCTGCGTCTGCATGATAGAATCAACTTCTCAACTGAACTGAAAAAAATATATCAGCGAGATTACTTTTGATTTTTGATTGCAATCAATTTGAAAGCTTGAGAAATACTATTATTGAAAACTCAAGATTTAAATTTAACTTGAGTTTACATCTCACATTTCCGTGATGATTTAGCTTTCGTCCATATTTCAAATTACATCAAACCAAACTAATTTAGAGAATTCTGATGTAGAGTCAGTGCGTTCCACTCAATAAGACAAAATCAGCACTCAAATACCTTTGTTTTAAAGCTGAAATTTTGTACTGCTTCACTACAAAGCACTCTCCCGTGCAGAACAGCTATCCGAACCACAAAAACTCTAAGTTTACAGTGGATTTCCGCGTATTTTTTCTTCCGTAAATCTACATGTTTTATGCAACTGATTTGCACTATCAGATACGGCCAAAACACGCTTAAAATCAGAGGGAAAATACTTAGAAATCAACGGACATTTCGAGGCCAACAACCCACGCATCAGAGATGTTCGTCTGCCCGTTTGGGTTCACAACATACTGGCCATCCACCGTCGTATAGAACCATTGATTAAACTGAAAACGATGGTTCAGTTCGAAAACAAGTTCGAAGGTCTGACCGGGCAGGTCTTCACTATAAATGCCTAAGTAGAAAGCCCCTGCCGTGATGTCATTATCACGGTTGTCAAACAACCCTTTGTAGTAGGCACCACCGCTGACACCATAAGGGAAACTGTTAATGCTCTGACGCGGGGCCAACGTGAAAACACCCCAGATGTTAAGTCCCTGATCCTCTTGCTCTTCGTACACCATTTGGTTGGCGATGAAGTAGAGCCCCCAGTTCCCCTCAATGATGTCATCTGGATCCACAAAACTGGTGTAATCGCTGGTATCATAGTACCCACCAAGCATGTAACGCCCGGGAAGATATGGGCCATTACTTTCCTGCCCAACAAGCAACCCGCCTTCAGCAATAGCCAGCACGCCATCTTTGGGATTGAACTTAAAGTTCAGCCCTTGCGTATCATTGTCTTGAGCATTCACATCAGCATTGTAAGCAGCAACAGAAAGATATAGGAACTCCTCCGGCTTAACCGTTCCTCGCACACCCCATTGACTGAAGGGCGGCGTTGTAAAAGACGGCACGTTTTCAAGCATTTGAGCCGGGTTGCCGTTGACCGCCGTGTTCACATAAAGCGGGAATGCTTCACTGAAGGCAAAGTCAGTACCAGCGGACAATCTGCCAAGCGCTATCTCAATCCGATCATTGGCCAATGTCTGCAGAAAATTCATCTGCGAAATGCCAAACACATCGCCAATGAAGATCTGCGCCACATCGAAGAAGTTATTGATGTCTTCACCAGAAAGATCACGCCCAAGACCTTGGTACAAACCCAAGCTGAAACTAGTCCCGTTCAATCCCAGCAATGTCTCAAGATCAAAATCGACACTGGCATCAAGCGCCCCTGCATAAGCCAAAGATTGCCGTTCACCGCCAACCGGATTTGCCATGATGTCATGCGTATAATTCAGCTCAGGATCAATGCCCATGTTGTTGAGCTTTGTGCGATATCCGCCCCAGTCACCGGTTGCAGTTTCCCAGCTGTTCCAGTCCAA
Coding sequences:
- a CDS encoding carbohydrate porin; the encoded protein is MDWNSWETATGDWGGYRTKLNNMGIDPELNYTHDIMANPVGGERQSLAYAGALDASVDFDLETLLGLNGTSFSLGLYQGLGRDLSGEDINNFFDVAQIFIGDVFGISQMNFLQTLANDRIEIALGRLSAGTDFAFSEAFPLYVNTAVNGNPAQMLENVPSFTTPPFSQWGVRGTVKPEEFLYLSVAAYNADVNAQDNDTQGLNFKFNPKDGVLAIAEGGLLVGQESNGPYLPGRYMLGGYYDTSDYTSFVDPDDIIEGNWGLYFIANQMVYEEQEDQGLNIWGVFTLAPRQSINSFPYGVSGGAYYKGLFDNRDNDITAGAFYLGIYSEDLPGQTFELVFELNHRFQFNQWFYTTVDGQYVVNPNGQTNISDAWVVGLEMSVDF
- a CDS encoding chaperone NapD, coding for MNICGVLVTCEPGKTQEVSEAITALPGVEVHITNEDTRQLVVTVEDTEETFADQQVMELHRTPGVVSAGLTYHQFEPNTDPDLKAA
- the napF gene encoding ferredoxin-type protein NapF, with amino-acid sequence MQTQMERRRFLGISKYAEDKPCPPYSIVIDKFSDACTGCGDCVSACPEKILLISERSRLAVVDFGMGSCTFCEECVDACKEGALVKTDEAPWAMKATIGSNCLSFQKIACRACADFCEMRAIRFHLGLGGQQIPDLDSEACTGCGACLVACPNGSIEMREIKLQEEVL